The following coding sequences lie in one Takifugu flavidus isolate HTHZ2018 chromosome 4, ASM371156v2, whole genome shotgun sequence genomic window:
- the apof gene encoding uncharacterized protein apof: MMSSKLKWLIVVHLLLSDQTLCRAPSPPGLLLGAAKKDQDRSQLGSKHPPSPLSVPKQDGIRSAERMIHNLRKKLETRVRDHLPHLENVSCEDLLSAGILDDPSSSLFPRELLGFSLVPVLVMKGCLQEAQTVVLKLYDLLGEMDAEELLMELEDIIEKKLSLPGPMRAASPGRDEDGRHLEAVMFNIQQLATVGENANMADGHCEGWIRVNGTSLVGSPAAAATGDLDEALKSCENVGVLCAGVTSSEPLQYQAVLKKGSRILPSESTESECWIHHCSPEEDPPNPVPTGRRTRRSLGRCINKSEERVYHVMEWIPAVSTLYNLGTAVYYASVNCSQTAKQRAILSAVDLGTDAIMVATGGTAGVAGFALGAGVKTGVKAGIKYLFKSMREEDDILVNQLRWERGVFTTD, translated from the coding sequence ATGATGTCGTCCAAGTTGAAGTGGCTGATCGTGGTGCACCTGCTGCTGAGCGATCAGACTCTGTGCAGGGCACCATCTCCTCCAGGGCTGCTTCTAGGAGCAGCCAAGAAGGACCAGGATCGGTCTCAGCTGGGATCTAAACATCCGCCCTCCCCTCTGTCAGTGCCAAAACAGGATGGAATCCGGTCAGCTGAGCGAATGATACACAATCTGAGAAAGAAACTGGAGACACGGGTTCGAGATCATCTCCCCCACCTGGAGAACGTTAGCTGCGAGGACCTGCTATCTGCCGGCATCTTGGACGACCCATcatcctctctgttccctcGGGAGCTGCTGGGATTTTCCTTGGTGCCCGTGTTGGTGATGAAAGGCTGCTTACAGGAGGCCCAGACTGTGGTGCTGAAACTGTACGACTTGCTTGGAGAAATGGATGCAGAGGAGCTCCTGATGGAGCTGGAAGATATCATAGAGAAGAAGCTGAGTCTCCCTGGACCCATGCGAGCAGCTTCACCAGGGAGGGATGAAGATGGCCGGCACTTGGAGGCTGTGATGTTCAACATCCAGCAGCTGGCTACAGTGGGTGAGAATGCCAACATGGCAGACGGGCACTGTGAGGGTTGGATCAGGGTGAATGGGACCAGTCTGGTGGGAAGTCCCGCAGCCGCAGCCACAGGTGACTTGGACGAGGCTTTGAAAAGCTGCGAGAACGTCGGCGTCCTGTGCGCTGGAGTCACCAGCAGTGAGCCGCTACAGTATCAGGCTGTGTTGAAGAAAGGCAGCAGAATCCTGCCATCGGAATCCACAGAGTCTGAATGCTGGATCCATCATTGCAGCCCAGAGGAGGACCCTCCCAACCCAGTCCCCACGGGCCGGCGGACGAGGAGAAGCTTGGGTAGGTGCATCAACAAAAGCGAAGAGCGCGTTTACCACGTGATGGAGTGGATCCCTGCTGTCAGCACCCTCTACAACCTGGGCACAGCTGTGTATTACGCCTCGGTCAACTGCTCCCAGACAGCCAAGCAGAGGGCCATCCTCAGCGCGGTCGACCTCGGCACAGATGCCATCATGGTCGCCACGGGGGGAACCGCTGGGGTAGCAGGCTTCGCCCTGGGTGCGGGTGTGAAGACTGGCGTGAAAGCCGGCATTAAGTATCTGTTCAAGTCCATGAGAGAGGAAGATGATATTCTAGTGAACCAGCTCAGGTGGGAACGTGGTGTCTTCACCACCGACTAA
- the stat2 gene encoding signal transducer and activator of transcription 2 isoform X1, translated as MAQWNRLCNLPAVYRQQLDELYDKDVLPMEVRHYLAGWIEEQEWKRAAQDYDLAMVLYQVLLGNLDIQHSRFVHNVAFLQRHNIRRYKQNFQMYEDDPCVLASNVLWYLEKEKDILQNADLTDQVHVLQIEQEAMEISSQQDLERKLIGLQNEVQCIKHAMSCLEEQQDEFDFKYQTFKMEVVTDEAVKNEQNKIFQVLINRLNECRKGVLVDLRKHLDKTEELINLLVKKELVEWQRRQQRACIGAPVSVCLEQLEKWFTRVAVCLFQVRDFLDKLDELVGKVSYANDPIKIKKPALQQKTDKLLHDLLKSSFVVESQPSMPQGKGALVLRTNVQFSVKTRLLVKFPELNHSMTVKVFMDREVPQIKGYRRFNVLGTVTKALNMVESQNGGMVADFRHLTLKEQKSSGGKGSSDISLSVTEELHIICFDTVFQYKDLTVHLQASSLPVVIISNSSQQQSAWASILWFNMISQDTKDVMFFTNCPAATWPQFAEMLSWQFLAAAKRGLTEDQQQMIARKLFGIKQDYDNCNVAWSKFSKENSPDTFWVWFDGILVMVKTFLEDLWREGHIMGFVSKGKEKLLLKKKQSGTFLLRFSESVIGGITFSWVETSLNGEPDVKTVQPFTKVDLMQIPLVEIIRNFQILEAGNIPVNPLVYLYPNTSKEEAFAKYYSEESGDKSPYIKYIKTKLVFVSKENTLEAVSPMSSDVAQGEGLEPITGLCGEVVGQDEDCPFVCSSVETFPHAPMLCDSTLCPDEDFPMCLSGTDPFLYDDSLTVDSVLPELSGFQEFISSPTQTCGSTF; from the exons ATGGCTCAGTGGAACAGGCTCTGCAACCTGCCTGCTGTGTACCGACAACAATTAGATGAACTTTATGACAAGGATGTTTTGCCCATGGAAGTACGGCACTACCTGGCAGGCTGGATAGAAGAGCAGGAGTG GAAACGGGCAGCACAGGACTATGACCTGGCTATGGTGCTGTACCAGGTTCTATTGGGGAATCTGGACATCCAGCACAGCCGATTTGTCCACAACGTAGCTTTTCTACAGCGGCACAACATCAGACGCTACAAACAAAACTTTCAG ATGTACGAGGATGATCCGTGTGTTCTGGCCAGTAACGTCCTTTGgtatttagaaaaagaaaaagatatcCTTCAGAATGCTGATCTTACAGATCAG GTCCATGTTTTGCAAATAGAGCAGGAAGCCATGGAGATAAGCAGCCAGCAGGACCTTGAACGTAAATTAATTGGACTCCAGAATGAAGTGCAG TGCATCAAACATGCAATGTCATGTCTGGAGGAGCAGCAAGATGAGTTCGATTTCAAATACCAAACCTTCAAGATGGAAG TTGTGACGGATGAGGCGGTGAAGAACGAGCAGAACAAGATTTTTCAGGTTCTGATCAACAGACTGAATGAATGCAGAAAG GGCGTCCTGGTAGATTTAAGGAAGCACCTGGACAAGACCGAAGAGCTGATCAACCTgctggtgaagaaggagctggtggagtggcagaggaggcagcagagggccTGCATTGGTGCACCAGTCAGTGTTTGTCTGGAGCAGTTAGAGAAATG GTTCACCcgtgtggcagtgtgtctgttcCAGGTTCGAGACTTCCTGGACAAGCTGGACGAGCTGGTGGGGAAAGTTTCTTACGCCAACGACCCCATTAAGATCAAAAAACCGgcactgcagcagaaaacagacaAGCTCCTGCATGATTTACTGAAAAG CTCCTTTGTGGTTGAGAGTCAGCCGTCAATGCCTCAGGGGAAAGGAGCTCTGGTGCTGCGGACAAATGTCCAGTTCTCCGTCAAGACCAG ACTTCTCGTTAAGTTTCCTGAGCTGAACCACTCCATGACAGTGAAAGTGTTCATGGACAG GGAAGTGCCACAGATTAAAGG GTATCGACGCTTTAATGTCCTGGGGACCGTCACAAAGGCCTTGAACATGGTTGAGAGTCAGAATGGAGGGATGGTGGCCGATTTCAGACATCTC ACgctgaaggagcagaaatcCAGCGGTGGGAAAGGCAGCAGCGAC attTCCCTCAGTGTCACAGAGGAGCTTCACATCATCTGCTTTGACACCGTGTTTCAGTATAAAGACCTGACCGTCCACCTGCAG GCCTCCTCTCTCCCGGTGGTCATCATCTCCAactccagccagcagcagagcgCCTGGGCCTCCATCCTCTGGTTCAATATGATCAGCCAGGACACCAAG GACGTCATGTTCTTCACCAACTGTCCTGCCGCCACCTGGCCGCAGTTCGCAGAGATGTTGAGCTGGCAGTTCCTCGCTGCCGCCAAACGGGGCTTGACAGAAGATCAGCAGCAGATGATCGCCCGCAAACTCTTCG GAATAAAGCAAGATTATGACAACTGCAACGTAGCCTGGTCGAAATTCAGCAAG GAAAATTCTCCTGACACCTTCTGGGTGTGGTTTGATGGCATCTTGGTGATGGTGAAGACCTTCCTGGAAGACCTCTGGAGGGAAGG GCACATCATGGGTTTCGTGAGCAAAGGTAAAGAGAAgttgctgctgaagaaaaaacaaagcgGCACGTTCTTATTGCGCTTCAGCGAGAGCGTCATCGGGGGGATCACCTTCTCGTGGGTCGAGACTTCTCTTAATG GGGAGCCTGATGTAAAGACGGTGCAGCCTTTCACCAAAGTCGACCTCATGCAGATCCCCTTGGTTGAAATTATCAGAAATTTCCAGATCttggaagctggaaacatcccTGTAAATCCTCTGGTTTACCTGTATCCCAACACCTCCAAAGAGGAGGCATTTGCAAAATATTATTCCGAGGAGAGCGGAG ATAAGAGCCCATACATCAAGTACATCAAAACCAAGCTGGTGTTTGTCTCTAAAGA GAACACACTGGAGGCTGTGTCACCCATGTCTTCTGATGTGGCACAGGGTGAAGGCCTGGAGCCAATCACTGGCCTGTGTGGAGAGGTGGTGG GACAAGATGAGGACTGTCCATTTGTGTGCTCCTCTGTGGAGACGTTTCCACATGCCCCCATGCTGTGTGACTCCACCCTGTGCCCCGACGAGGATTTTCCCATGTGTCTCAGCGGCACCGACCCATTTCTCTATGACGACAGCCTAACGGTGGACTCAGTCCTGCCTGAACTCTCTGGCTTTCAAGAGTTTATCAGCTCGCCCACACAGACCTGCGGAAGCACCTTCTAA
- the stat2 gene encoding signal transducer and activator of transcription 2 isoform X2 codes for MAQWNRLCNLPAVYRQQLDELYDKDVLPMEVRHYLAGWIEEQEWKRAAQDYDLAMVLYQVLLGNLDIQHSRFVHNVAFLQRHNIRRYKQNFQMYEDDPCVLASNVLWYLEKEKDILQNADLTDQVHVLQIEQEAMEISSQQDLERKLIGLQNEVQCIKHAMSCLEEQQDEFDFKYQTFKMEVVTDEAVKNEQNKIFQVLINRLNECRKGVLVDLRKHLDKTEELINLLVKKELVEWQRRQQRACIGAPVSVCLEQLEKWFTRVAVCLFQVRDFLDKLDELVGKVSYANDPIKIKKPALQQKTDKLLHDLLKSSFVVESQPSMPQGKGALVLRTNVQFSVKTRLLVKFPELNHSMTVKVFMDREVPQIKGYRRFNVLGTVTKALNMVESQNGGMVADFRHLTLKEQKSSGGKGSSDISLSVTEELHIICFDTVFQYKDLTVHLQASSLPVVIISNSSQQQSAWASILWFNMISQDTKDVMFFTNCPAATWPQFAEMLSWQFLAAAKRGLTEDQQQMIARKLFGIKQDYDNCNVAWSKFSKENSPDTFWVWFDGILVMVKTFLEDLWREGHIMGFVSKGKEKLLLKKKQSGTFLLRFSESVIGGITFSWVETSLNGEPDVKTVQPFTKVDLMQIPLVEIIRNFQILEAGNIPVNPLVYLYPNTSKEEAFAKYYSEESGDKSPYIKYIKTKLVFVSKETR; via the exons ATGGCTCAGTGGAACAGGCTCTGCAACCTGCCTGCTGTGTACCGACAACAATTAGATGAACTTTATGACAAGGATGTTTTGCCCATGGAAGTACGGCACTACCTGGCAGGCTGGATAGAAGAGCAGGAGTG GAAACGGGCAGCACAGGACTATGACCTGGCTATGGTGCTGTACCAGGTTCTATTGGGGAATCTGGACATCCAGCACAGCCGATTTGTCCACAACGTAGCTTTTCTACAGCGGCACAACATCAGACGCTACAAACAAAACTTTCAG ATGTACGAGGATGATCCGTGTGTTCTGGCCAGTAACGTCCTTTGgtatttagaaaaagaaaaagatatcCTTCAGAATGCTGATCTTACAGATCAG GTCCATGTTTTGCAAATAGAGCAGGAAGCCATGGAGATAAGCAGCCAGCAGGACCTTGAACGTAAATTAATTGGACTCCAGAATGAAGTGCAG TGCATCAAACATGCAATGTCATGTCTGGAGGAGCAGCAAGATGAGTTCGATTTCAAATACCAAACCTTCAAGATGGAAG TTGTGACGGATGAGGCGGTGAAGAACGAGCAGAACAAGATTTTTCAGGTTCTGATCAACAGACTGAATGAATGCAGAAAG GGCGTCCTGGTAGATTTAAGGAAGCACCTGGACAAGACCGAAGAGCTGATCAACCTgctggtgaagaaggagctggtggagtggcagaggaggcagcagagggccTGCATTGGTGCACCAGTCAGTGTTTGTCTGGAGCAGTTAGAGAAATG GTTCACCcgtgtggcagtgtgtctgttcCAGGTTCGAGACTTCCTGGACAAGCTGGACGAGCTGGTGGGGAAAGTTTCTTACGCCAACGACCCCATTAAGATCAAAAAACCGgcactgcagcagaaaacagacaAGCTCCTGCATGATTTACTGAAAAG CTCCTTTGTGGTTGAGAGTCAGCCGTCAATGCCTCAGGGGAAAGGAGCTCTGGTGCTGCGGACAAATGTCCAGTTCTCCGTCAAGACCAG ACTTCTCGTTAAGTTTCCTGAGCTGAACCACTCCATGACAGTGAAAGTGTTCATGGACAG GGAAGTGCCACAGATTAAAGG GTATCGACGCTTTAATGTCCTGGGGACCGTCACAAAGGCCTTGAACATGGTTGAGAGTCAGAATGGAGGGATGGTGGCCGATTTCAGACATCTC ACgctgaaggagcagaaatcCAGCGGTGGGAAAGGCAGCAGCGAC attTCCCTCAGTGTCACAGAGGAGCTTCACATCATCTGCTTTGACACCGTGTTTCAGTATAAAGACCTGACCGTCCACCTGCAG GCCTCCTCTCTCCCGGTGGTCATCATCTCCAactccagccagcagcagagcgCCTGGGCCTCCATCCTCTGGTTCAATATGATCAGCCAGGACACCAAG GACGTCATGTTCTTCACCAACTGTCCTGCCGCCACCTGGCCGCAGTTCGCAGAGATGTTGAGCTGGCAGTTCCTCGCTGCCGCCAAACGGGGCTTGACAGAAGATCAGCAGCAGATGATCGCCCGCAAACTCTTCG GAATAAAGCAAGATTATGACAACTGCAACGTAGCCTGGTCGAAATTCAGCAAG GAAAATTCTCCTGACACCTTCTGGGTGTGGTTTGATGGCATCTTGGTGATGGTGAAGACCTTCCTGGAAGACCTCTGGAGGGAAGG GCACATCATGGGTTTCGTGAGCAAAGGTAAAGAGAAgttgctgctgaagaaaaaacaaagcgGCACGTTCTTATTGCGCTTCAGCGAGAGCGTCATCGGGGGGATCACCTTCTCGTGGGTCGAGACTTCTCTTAATG GGGAGCCTGATGTAAAGACGGTGCAGCCTTTCACCAAAGTCGACCTCATGCAGATCCCCTTGGTTGAAATTATCAGAAATTTCCAGATCttggaagctggaaacatcccTGTAAATCCTCTGGTTTACCTGTATCCCAACACCTCCAAAGAGGAGGCATTTGCAAAATATTATTCCGAGGAGAGCGGAG ATAAGAGCCCATACATCAAGTACATCAAAACCAAGCTGGTGTTTGTCTCTAAAGA GACAAGATGA
- the gpr84 gene encoding G-protein coupled receptor 84 yields the protein MNGTNHTDGSLFSCYSASVVGYRYFAVLWGSCVTFTGTIGNLMTVLAFASDQRLRTRFNVLIVNLAIADLLYCTVLQPISVDSYLHLRWRSGHLWCRIFGFLLFLSNSVSILTLCLVAISRYLLVTKRATFDRVFSNRGLAILIILAWGLGIASFAPLWPVYVFVPQVCTCSFHRTEGRPYSTILLFFYFFIGLGCVGVFYLLIYKRVYTASQALLRYRLSRRSSKKKPTFSGPGTDDSGVGSGVANTSCTEVSSQADLVASKDPSAREGTEIKASESPATKQTPPVVVPPPAPDPAASRSPTDDSEFKRVTRMCFTVFLCFVFCFVPFLLLNIADKNNSAPQVLHMFCANLTWLNSCINPVLYALMNRQFGQAYRVLLTKAAAPFTCLWAWFRGKGLCVKWRS from the coding sequence ATGAATGGCACCAACCACACAGACGGAAGCCTCTTCTCGTGCTACAGCGCATCCGTTGTTGGCTACCGCTACTTTGCGGTGCTGTGGGGGTCCTGCGTGACCTTCACAGGCACAATTGGCAACCTGATGACTGTCCTCGCCTTCGCCTCTGACCAGCGCTTGAGAACTCGCTTCAACGTGCTGATTGTCAACCTGGCCATAGCGGATCTCCTGTACTGCACCGTGCTTCAGCCCATCTCGGTCGACTCGTACCTGCACCTCAGATGGCGAAGCGGCCATCTTTGGTGCAGAATCTTtgggttcctcctcttcctctccaactCGGTCTCCATTCTCACCCTCTGCCTGGTGGCCATCAGCAGATACCTCCTGGTCACCAAAAGGGCCACGTTCGACCGCGTCTTCTCTAACCGCGGTCTCGCTATCCTCATTATCTTAGCTTGGGGTTTGGGTATAGCTAGCTTTGCACCCCTTTGGcctgtttatgtgtttgtgccACAGGTGTGCACGTGCAGCTTCCATCGCACGGAGGGTCGCCCTTACAGCACCATCCtgctctttttctattttttcatCGGCCTGGGGTGTGTCGGGGTGTTCTACCTGCTCATTTACAAGCGTGTCTACACTGCATCGCAGGCTCTACTCCGCTACAGGCTCAGCCGCCGTTCCTCCAAGAAGAAACCCACCTTTTCAGGCCCGGGGACGGACGACAGCGGTGTAGGGAGCGGAGTGGCCAACACTAGCTGCACTGAGGTCAGCAGCCAGGCCGATCTAGTGGCGAGCAAGGATCCCAGTGCACGTGAGGGCACTGAGATCAAGGCCTCAGAGTCGCCCGCGACCAAGCAAACCCCACCTGTTGTTGTCCCTCCACCCGCGCCGGACCCCGCCGCTTCCCGAAGCCCAACGGACGACAGCGAGTTCAAACGCGTGACCCGCATGTGCTTCACCGTTTTCCTCTGCTTCGTCTTCTGCTTCGTCCCCTTCCTGTTGCTCAACATAGCGGACAAGAACAACAGCGCGCCGCAGGTGCTCCACATGTTCTGCGCAAACCTGACCTGGCTCAACAGCTGCATCAACCCGGTGCTCTATGCCTTGATGAACCGCCAGTTCGGACAGGCGTACCGCGTGCTGCTCACCAAGGCCGCGGCGCCGTTCACCTGCCTCTGGGCCTGGTTCCGGGGGAAGGGGCTGTGCGTTAAATGGCGGTCTTAG